AATTTATATTCATGATCTTAAAGACCAGAATGGGAACACAGATTATAAAGGTGCCGACCCTTTTGTCAAATTGGGTTACAAAGGTATTAGGACATACGATTGGATTTCCGATAACGGATACAATAATTTAAGTGAATGGATTGAAGCAGCGTATCAGCGCGCTCAAAACAGACAAAAACAATAGGAAGTTAAACTTATGCAAAAGGTGAAGATAAAAGATTTAGGAAAAATTATTACTGGAAAAACACCATCCACAAAGAAACCAGAGTTATTTGGTTATGATTATCCTTTTATCACACCTTCGGATATTAACACATACGAGGTTTACTATGTTCAAGATACAGAACGTGGTCTTTCAAAAGAAGGATATTTGACTCAAAAGAGTAAATTGCTCCCACCAAAAACAGTCTGTTATGTTTGTATCGGTTCAACCATTGGAAAAATATGTTTGACGAAAAAACCAAGTTTTACAAATCAGCAATTGAATAATATTATAGTTGACCAGTCACGCTATGTCCCAGAATATATTTACTATCGCTTGAGATATGAAACTCCAAAAATTCAATCAATATCTGGTGGAACGGGTTCAGGGAAAGCCATCTATAATAAAACAGCATTTGAAGAATTTCAGTTTGAAATCCATGATTTACCTTTACAGCACAAAATCTCTTCCATCCTCTCCACCTACGATGACCTTATTGAAAACAACACCCGACGGATACAAATACTTGAAGAAATGGCACAGAGGATTTATCGGGAGTGGTTTGTTGATTTCCGATTTCCAGGACACGAAAAAGTGAAGTTTGTAGATTCAGAAATGGGAAAGATTCCCGAAGGATGGGAAGTCAAAAGACTAGGGGATGCCATTGAGCTAGCCTATGGAAAGGGATTAAAAGCTTCGGAACGAAAAAGTGGAAGCGTACCAGTTTTTGGCTCAGGTGGAATTGTAGGATACCATAATCAAAGCTTGGTTAAAGGGCCAGGAATTATTGTGGGAAGAAAGGGAAATGTTGGTTCTATTTTTTGGTCAGATCGTGACTTTTTTCCCATTGATACTGTATTTTATGTAAGAACTACAATATGCTTACATTACGTCTATTATTATCTGCGGCAGATGAATTTTATAAATAGCGATGCAGCAGTTCCAGGGTTGAATAGGAATCAAGCCTATTTATTGCCATTTTTAATTCCTTCAGAAGAATTAGTGGATGTATTTCAAGAAAGGATTTGTTCAAATTTTAAGCTTGTTACGGTCTTGAAATCAAAGTGTGAGATATTACGGACAAGTAGAGATATTCTCCTCCCCAAACTCATCTCAGGGGAACTTGATGTGTCGGATTTAGATATTGCTATAAGGGAGCAGGAATAATGAAAGGACAAACAGAATCTAAAGGACAAATTGTTTTATACAAGAACCGGCTTGAGGTCAGATTAGAACAGGATACTGTATGGTTAAATTTAAATCAAATCGCCAAACTTTTTGAAAGAGACAAATCTGTAATTTCACGTCATTTGGATAATATATATAAAACAAATGAGTTAAAGCGAACTTCAACTGTTGCATTTTTTGCAACAGTTCAAAATGAAGGAGGACGACTTATAGAGCGTAAGATTGAATTTTTTAATTTAGATGCAATAATTTCTGTTGGCTATCGGGTAAATTCAAAAAGAGGTACGCAGTTTCGCATTTGGGCAACAAATGTCTTAAAGAAACATCTTGTTGACGGATATACCATCAATGAAAAACGACTTAAGGTTGCCGAGCATAAATATAATGAATTACAGAACTCATTACGGTTATTAAGCAATGTTCTTGCTCTTGACGAAGTTTCTGACGAGACCAAAGGTTTGATTCAAGTTATAACTGAGTATTCCCGTGCACTTGACATTCTGGATGAGTATGACAATAACAGATTACCTATCCCAAAAGGGACAACTCAGTTAAAATATAGACTTACTTACCAGGAAGCGAGGATAATTATAGATGAGATGAGGGAAAAATTTAAAACCGCATCTCTTTTTGGACAGGAAAAGGATAAAAGTTTTGAAAGTTCGCTTAAAACAATTTATCAGACTTATGATGGTAAAGAGCTTTATCCTACAATAGAAGAAAAATCGGCAAACCTATTATATTTTGTTGTCAAAAATCATAGTTTTGTGGACGGCAATAAAAGAATTGCCGCAGCGCTTTTTATCTGTTTTCTACAAAAGAATGGAATTTTAACTCGTAAAGATGGAACGAGATGTATTGACAATAACTCTTTGGTTGCCTTAACACTGATGATTGCTATAAGCAAGCCATCAGAGAAAGATGCGATGATAAAAGTAATATTAAATTTATTGGTATAAATTATGACATCAAAAGATAACAAGTATTCAGAATCTGCATTAGTAGAAAGACCAGCAATGGACTTATTCAGCCAATTAGGCTGGTCTGTTCAGAACTGTTTCTATGAATTTGACGAGAATGGCAAAAGTTTTCTCAGCAGAGAAACAAAGGCAGATGTTGTTTTGGTTTCAAAACTTAAACCTGCTTTGCAAAAACTCAATCCATCTCTTTCTGAAACAGTTCTTGATGAGGCAATAAAAATACTTACCTCGGATAGAAGTTTGATGGGGATGGTATCTGCAAACCGTGAGGTATTTGATTTTCTTAAAAATGGAATTCTTGTTTCCTATCTGAATAATAAAAATGAGCAAGTTTCTGAACGAGTCCAAATTGTTGACTGGATAAATATAGAAAACAACGATTTCTTTCTGGCTTCACAGTTTTGGATTTCAGGCGAAATGTATACCAGGAGAGTTGACCTTTTAGGGTTTGTTAATGGTATTCCGCTTCTTTTTATGGAACTTAAAGCATCTCATCGCAACCTTAAAAAAGCCTATGATGAGAATTTAAGGGATTATAAGTCAACCATTCCGCAATTATTCTGGTTTAACGGAGTGATTATCCTTTCTAATAGTAGTCAAAGTAGGGTTGGAACGCTATCTGCTGAATGGGACCATTTTAGCGAATGGAAAAGGATTAACAATGAAGGTGAAAAAGGTATTGTTTCACTTGACACAGTTATAAAAGGTGTTTGTGAAAAATCCCGATTTATGGATATTCTTGAAAACTATACTTTATTTAAGGAAGAGAAAAACGGGACTATAAAAATTATTGCCAAGAATCACCAGTATTTAGGGGTTGAGAAGTCAATCAAAGCATTTCTTCAAGTGAATCAGAATAAAGGGCGGCTTGGTGTTTTCTGGCATACCCAGGGTTCAGGAAAAACAGAATCAATGATTTTCTTTTCACAGAAGATTTTAAGAAAAATACCGGGCAACTGGACATTTGTAGTTGTAACCGATAGAAACGAACTGGATGAACAGACCTATAAACGGTTTGTGCGTTCAGGGGTTATTCAGGGAAAACAGGAATGGGCTCAAAACACTGAGGATTTAAGACGATTGCTAAAAGAAGACCACCGATATGTCTTTACAACTATTCAGAAATTCAGGACAGAAAAAGGAGCAAAGCACCCTGTTATTTCTGACCGTTCTGATATAGTTGTTATAACGGATGAGGCACACAGAACCCAGTATGATATATTTGCTATGAATATGCGCAATGCTTTGCCGAACGCAGGGTTCATTGCCTTTACCGGCACACCGCTTATTGTTGGTGAAGAGAAGACAAAGGAGGTCTTTGGTGATTATGTCAGTATTTACAATTTTAAACAGGCAACTGATGATAAAGCAACTGTTCCACTTTATTATGAGAACCGAAAACCCAAAGTCCAGTTGGTAAACTTAAGTCTGAATGAAGATATTCAGCGCATTTTAGAAGATGCAGAACTGGATTCTGCACAAGAACAAAAGTTTGAAAGAGAATTCTCTAAAGAATACCAACTCATTACCCGTGAAGACCGACTTGAAGACATTGCTCAGGATATCGTTTTGCATTTTATGAACAGGGGTTTTATGGGTAAGGCAATGGTGGTTTCCATTGACAAGGCTACAGCGGTAAAGATGTACGATAAGGTGAAGAAATATTGGGATAGATACGCTGATAAATTACAAAAAGATTATAAGCATGCAACAGATGTTGTCAAAGAAGAAATCGGCAATAAACTGATTGATATGCATCAAACCGATATGGCAGTTGTGGTTTCGCAATCCCAGAATGAGGTTGAGGATTTAAAAGCAAAGGGAGTGGATATCACACCGCATCGCATTAGAATGAACAACGAACACCTTGACGAAAAATTTAAGGATGCAGATGACCCATTAAGGATTGTTTTTGTCTGTGCTATGTGGATGACAGGTTTTGATGTGCCTTCTTGTTCCACAATCTATCTTGATAAGCCAATGAAAAACCATACCCTTATGCAGACCATTGCAAGAGTAAACAGGGTTTTTGGCGAGAATAAAGTTGTAGGACTAATCGTTGATTATATCGGTGTGCTTCATAATTTGAATCAGGCACTGGCTATTTATGCTGCTCCTGTTGGAGAAGGTGGCGTTGAGACACCAATTATTGAAAAATCCGAATTGATAGAACAACTCCGTAAAGATATTCAGGAAATGATGGAGCTGTTAGATGGATGGGAAATATCTTTGCCAAAAATAATGGCATCTGAAGGATTAAAATGCGTCAGTCTGATAGATGATGCAGTTGAATGCATATTAGAGAGTGAAGAACGGCAGTCTATATTTAAAGAAAAGAATGCAATTATTCAAAAGACATACAAAGCAATATTACCGGATACTTCTGCCAGTGAATTCCAGTCAGTTGTGAAGACATTACAGGTTTTAGCAGACAAATTAGCTCCAATATCGGGAGCGGTTGATATTTCTGATGTGCTTAGGAGGGTTTCAGAATTATTGGATAAATCAGTGAAGGTTGAAGCAATGTATGTTGCAGAGACACCCGACGAATACAACGCAGGCAAAATACTGGATTTGACTAAAATTGACATTGATAAATTGCAGAAAGAGTTTAATAAAGGCCGTAGACGAATACTGGCAGAGCAGTTAAGAAAAGCAATTGAGGTTAGATTGCGTGCTTTATATATGCTTAATAAATCTCGGATGAATTATATGGAAAGATTCCAGCAATTAATTGATGAATACAATGCCGGGTCAATGAATGTGGAAGAGTATTACAGACGATTACTTGAGTTTGTTAAAAATCTGGATGATGAAGAGAAACGGGCGATGAAAGAATCTCTATCAGAAGAGGAACTTGCAATCTATGACTTGCTGGTGAATCCGCCGATTAAAATGACGCAGAAAGAGATTCTGGCAGTAAAAAAAGTAGCACACGACCTTCTGGAAAAACTGAAATCAGAAAAACTTGTCCTTGACTGGCGAAAAAAACAGCAGGCAAGGGCATCAGTTAAGTTATGCATTGAAGAAATACTCGAAAATCTACCACCAATATTCTCAACTGAAATCTATCATCAGAAGTGTGGTTTAATTTATCAGCATATCTATGAGTCATACTATGGAAGTGGTATGAGCGTATATGCACATCAAATTTGAAGAAAATGCAAAGCCATATTTGGAATCGGCAAAAATAAAAGTAACTATTCAGCCACTGATTAACACGGATTAGCACGGATAAATACAGAAGGCAGAGGGCAGAAGGCAGAAGACAACAGGAAGAAAAACCTTCAGCCTAATTATACGGACACGGATTACGAATTTTCAGTGTTTCATCCGTGTCCATCTGTGGCTGAATAATACAAATAGGAAAAACAATGAAAATGAACCGTCTTAATAAAATCTTTTTAAAAGCAAAGAGAAATAACGGTTTTACCCTTATCGAGGTGATAGTGGCAATAACCATTTTTGCCGTGAGTGTCCTTGCCATTCTTAATTTATTCTCCACAATACTTAAATCAACTACACAGATTCGTCATTATACCATCGGACTTATCCTGGCTCAATCTAAAATGGCAGAGATTAAAAGTGGTTTAGAAATAGAATCAGCTGGAATTTTCAAGGAAGATGATATTGAGTATGAATGGTCAGTTCATACAAATCCAACAGAAATTAAAAACATAGAAGAAATCAGACTTCAGGTGACATGGAAAGGTCAAAAGGCGAAAAAAAATATCGAATTAGTTGGGTATCGAGTTATTGAATCAAGAAAAGACAGGGAAGAAAAATGAACTGGTAACTAATTACCATTCACCAGTTACCATTTACTAAAGATAAGGAAGGGAAAAAGAGTGAAGAGGCAATCAGGATTTACTCTAATCGAAATTTTAATTACTTTATTAATTATCAGTATTACTGTAGTTCTAATTGCCAGTTCTTTTAGTTTGAGTTTAAAATCCTGGTCTTCTGTCTCTGCAAAGGTAGAGGTCTATCAACGGGTCAGGGTCTGTCTGGATATGATGAGTTCAAGAATCCGTAATGCGGTTATTTTCCCGTTAAATAAAAATTTAACCTTTAAAGGAGATAGATATTCCTTAAGTTTTATTACCACCTCATCAGATTTTGAAGGTTGGACAAAGGTAGATTTTGGAATAAAAAAGGAGGAAGAATTCTTATGGTTGGAAAAAGAAGAAGAATTGGCTAAAGGAGAAAAGATATTCTTAGGTAAAGGTATAGAATCAATAGAATTTATGTATTATGACTTTCAAGATGGGCAGTGGAAAGAGAGCTGGGATTCTTCTGAAACTGGACGACTACCATTTGCAGTTAAGATTTTCATTACCTTTGCAATAAGCAATGATAAGGTAGAAAAAATTACTATTCCGGAGGTAGTAATTATGATTCCGGCGGCAATGGAATCTATCAAGGAGTCGGAAAAGGTAAGTTAGACGTAACTATTCACCATTCACCATTCACAATTTCTTCCCTAAATTTCCTTAATAATGGTAAATGGTGAATTGTCAATTGTGAATTGTGAATTATCACTCTTCACGGTGTCAAGCAAACCTGGCCCAAGAGTTCGATGCACCGCTATAGCGCATCCAATGACTCTATTCGATAATTCATCAAATTTCACTTCGTGCTCTCCGTACCCTTCGTGGTGAATAGTTACTTCGCAGATTAAACGCGAAGGGAGAGGTGAGCCGGGATAAATGGGAACTTCGAGGTAGAAGAACCCTAATCCTTAAAGATAAGTTTCACAAAAAAACTGTTGACAGGAAAGAAGAGTTATGCTATGATAAGAATGTTTCCTGAAAGAGATTTCTAAAATTGACTAAAGAGGAGAGATGAATATGGCTACATATACCTTGCCTCGAGCAACATATGATTTATTAACAGAGGCATTAGGAGAAAAGCAAAGAGCAGAGACTTTTGCTAAGGCAATGGAGTCAGTAATTGAGGCAATTGATAATCGGGCAAAAGAGGGAATAGTAGAAAAAAAGAGCCAGATAAAGACGGAATTAAGAGATGAATTAAGAAATGAACTGGTAACAAGAGAATTATTTGAAGAAAGATTTAAGGTTGTAGATGAAAGATTTAAGACTCTTGATAACAAAATGGAGGAAAGATTTAAGACCCTTGAAAATGAGATGAACGGGAGATTTAAAATACTTGAAAATGAGATGAATGAAAGATTTAATGTTGTTGATGAAAGATTTAATGTTGTTGATGAAAAGTTCAAGAGCCTTAATTTTAGGCTTAATATCTTTATCGCCATTGCCCTTATTGCCCTAACCTTTGCTAATCCTACCTTTGTGAAATTAATAGAAAAGGTCTTTGGGATTTAAGAAAGAACACGAATTGGACGAATTAACGAATATCACGAATTTGGAACGCAGATGAACGCAGATTTTCAAGATTTTAAATATAAAATTATTGTAAACGTTCAGCCATAGAGGCACAGAGTTCACAGAGAATTAGGGGAATTAACCACATAAGGGAAAAATTTTGTAACCGTTCAGGGCTATACATTAGAAGTGTAAACAAGGAGAAATGGGGAAAAAGGAGAATTGGAGAAATGGCTCAAACTTTTTCGACCTGTGCGGTTAAATGTAAAATGGATAATGTAAAATGAGAAATGTAAAATGAAAATGTATAACCGAAAGGTAATGAGTCTTGCGAAGTCCTAAAATTTCCCATTTTTCATTTCCTATTTTACATTTTACATTTATTTTTCCTTTGCATCTCTGCGATGAATTAGTCTAATCGCACAGGTGGAATTTTTTTGTAAGCTGATTAAACAGATTACATTTTTTTATTGTAAGCGGATTGAACGGATTGAGCGGATTTTTTTTATTTCTTTTTCCGCTAAATCCGTTAAATTCGCTTACTAAATCCACCCGCTTACTATTAAAAATCTACTTCCTTAATTTTCTACCTGCACAGGTCGAAAAATTTCTCATAGAACAGATATAGCAACAGGGTTGATAGTTTATAGTTGATAGTTTCATAGACTATCAACCATCAACTATCAACAATACTTTTGTTGTGTTTGAAGTGGTTTCGCACTAAATCAGTACCATTCATTTGTGCTCTCTGACCACGCTAAACAGGGACGGTTCGGCTGAATCTATTTAACCAGTTACCAGTTCTGTTATAAATCTTCGCACCTCTTTATAATCATAGATATTATATCTGGCAAAGGAGGATGAAATCCCAACCTTGACAGAATATGCCTTTTGAGGAAGAACTTTAAACATATCCTCATCTGTGGCATCAT
This is a stretch of genomic DNA from bacterium. It encodes these proteins:
- a CDS encoding type I restriction endonuclease subunit R; amino-acid sequence: MTSKDNKYSESALVERPAMDLFSQLGWSVQNCFYEFDENGKSFLSRETKADVVLVSKLKPALQKLNPSLSETVLDEAIKILTSDRSLMGMVSANREVFDFLKNGILVSYLNNKNEQVSERVQIVDWINIENNDFFLASQFWISGEMYTRRVDLLGFVNGIPLLFMELKASHRNLKKAYDENLRDYKSTIPQLFWFNGVIILSNSSQSRVGTLSAEWDHFSEWKRINNEGEKGIVSLDTVIKGVCEKSRFMDILENYTLFKEEKNGTIKIIAKNHQYLGVEKSIKAFLQVNQNKGRLGVFWHTQGSGKTESMIFFSQKILRKIPGNWTFVVVTDRNELDEQTYKRFVRSGVIQGKQEWAQNTEDLRRLLKEDHRYVFTTIQKFRTEKGAKHPVISDRSDIVVITDEAHRTQYDIFAMNMRNALPNAGFIAFTGTPLIVGEEKTKEVFGDYVSIYNFKQATDDKATVPLYYENRKPKVQLVNLSLNEDIQRILEDAELDSAQEQKFEREFSKEYQLITREDRLEDIAQDIVLHFMNRGFMGKAMVVSIDKATAVKMYDKVKKYWDRYADKLQKDYKHATDVVKEEIGNKLIDMHQTDMAVVVSQSQNEVEDLKAKGVDITPHRIRMNNEHLDEKFKDADDPLRIVFVCAMWMTGFDVPSCSTIYLDKPMKNHTLMQTIARVNRVFGENKVVGLIVDYIGVLHNLNQALAIYAAPVGEGGVETPIIEKSELIEQLRKDIQEMMELLDGWEISLPKIMASEGLKCVSLIDDAVECILESEERQSIFKEKNAIIQKTYKAILPDTSASEFQSVVKTLQVLADKLAPISGAVDISDVLRRVSELLDKSVKVEAMYVAETPDEYNAGKILDLTKIDIDKLQKEFNKGRRRILAEQLRKAIEVRLRALYMLNKSRMNYMERFQQLIDEYNAGSMNVEEYYRRLLEFVKNLDDEEKRAMKESLSEEELAIYDLLVNPPIKMTQKEILAVKKVAHDLLEKLKSEKLVLDWRKKQQARASVKLCIEEILENLPPIFSTEIYHQKCGLIYQHIYESYYGSGMSVYAHQI
- a CDS encoding prepilin-type N-terminal cleavage/methylation domain-containing protein produces the protein MNRLNKIFLKAKRNNGFTLIEVIVAITIFAVSVLAILNLFSTILKSTTQIRHYTIGLILAQSKMAEIKSGLEIESAGIFKEDDIEYEWSVHTNPTEIKNIEEIRLQVTWKGQKAKKNIELVGYRVIESRKDREEK
- the rhuM gene encoding RhuM family protein; its protein translation is MKGQTESKGQIVLYKNRLEVRLEQDTVWLNLNQIAKLFERDKSVISRHLDNIYKTNELKRTSTVAFFATVQNEGGRLIERKIEFFNLDAIISVGYRVNSKRGTQFRIWATNVLKKHLVDGYTINEKRLKVAEHKYNELQNSLRLLSNVLALDEVSDETKGLIQVITEYSRALDILDEYDNNRLPIPKGTTQLKYRLTYQEARIIIDEMREKFKTASLFGQEKDKSFESSLKTIYQTYDGKELYPTIEEKSANLLYFVVKNHSFVDGNKRIAAALFICFLQKNGILTRKDGTRCIDNNSLVALTLMIAISKPSEKDAMIKVILNLLV
- a CDS encoding restriction endonuclease subunit S; protein product: MKIKDLGKIITGKTPSTKKPELFGYDYPFITPSDINTYEVYYVQDTERGLSKEGYLTQKSKLLPPKTVCYVCIGSTIGKICLTKKPSFTNQQLNNIIVDQSRYVPEYIYYRLRYETPKIQSISGGTGSGKAIYNKTAFEEFQFEIHDLPLQHKISSILSTYDDLIENNTRRIQILEEMAQRIYREWFVDFRFPGHEKVKFVDSEMGKIPEGWEVKRLGDAIELAYGKGLKASERKSGSVPVFGSGGIVGYHNQSLVKGPGIIVGRKGNVGSIFWSDRDFFPIDTVFYVRTTICLHYVYYYLRQMNFINSDAAVPGLNRNQAYLLPFLIPSEELVDVFQERICSNFKLVTVLKSKCEILRTSRDILLPKLISGELDVSDLDIAIREQE
- a CDS encoding prepilin-type N-terminal cleavage/methylation domain-containing protein; its protein translation is MKRQSGFTLIEILITLLIISITVVLIASSFSLSLKSWSSVSAKVEVYQRVRVCLDMMSSRIRNAVIFPLNKNLTFKGDRYSLSFITTSSDFEGWTKVDFGIKKEEEFLWLEKEEELAKGEKIFLGKGIESIEFMYYDFQDGQWKESWDSSETGRLPFAVKIFITFAISNDKVEKITIPEVVIMIPAAMESIKESEKVS